One window of Pseudomonas sp. FP198 genomic DNA carries:
- a CDS encoding DUF4174 domain-containing protein has protein sequence MLIRSLTFATLLAIAGPLFAADGDSPLVAEVGKARPVIVIAPSSVDPAWVSLKKALDEPAGKQGFSERNMVLYTVLNTIGQRDGKDLDPQSTMALIRSLKLGAGAQTKIILVGKDGEKKLEHSGAIELKALFDTVDKLPETEKQATAPTPPPAPEPEPAKDTKGVKPGKATKPAAAPKPLDD, from the coding sequence ATGCTTATTCGGTCGTTGACCTTCGCTACCTTGCTGGCCATTGCCGGCCCGTTGTTCGCTGCCGATGGCGACTCACCCCTGGTGGCGGAGGTGGGCAAGGCCCGGCCCGTGATTGTCATTGCGCCCAGCTCTGTCGATCCTGCGTGGGTCAGCCTGAAGAAAGCCTTGGACGAGCCGGCGGGCAAGCAGGGTTTCTCGGAGCGCAACATGGTGCTTTATACCGTGCTCAATACCATCGGCCAGCGTGATGGCAAGGACCTCGACCCGCAAAGCACCATGGCGCTGATCCGTTCCCTCAAGCTGGGAGCGGGAGCGCAGACCAAGATCATCCTGGTGGGCAAGGATGGGGAAAAGAAGCTTGAACATTCCGGCGCGATCGAACTGAAGGCGCTGTTCGATACCGTCGACAAGCTGCCCGAGACGGAAAAACAAGCCACGGCGCCCACCCCACCGCCAGCGCCGGAACCCGAGCCGGCCAAGGACACCAAAGGCGTCAAGCCGGGCAAGGCGACCAAGCCTGCGGCTGCGCCGAAGCCGTTGGATGATTGA
- a CDS encoding sulfite exporter TauE/SafE family protein has protein sequence MDFGNVGLVVAGLVVGFIVGMTGVGGGSLMTPILLWFGINPATAVGTDLLYAAITKSGGVLVHAKNRNIDWAITGWLTLGSVPAVGLTLWFLSSLNSSPDAMNAVIKQALGFVLFATALAILFKKRLLQFAHDRAGGHYNPSGSRLNVLTVITGLVLGTMVALTSIGAGALGTVALFILYPFLVTKRLVGTEIAHAVPLTLVAGLGHASMGNMDWHILGFLLIGSLPGIYLGSHLSGRISDELLRPCLAVMLAMIGFKLAF, from the coding sequence ATGGATTTCGGTAATGTCGGTTTAGTCGTAGCGGGACTGGTGGTCGGTTTCATCGTCGGGATGACCGGCGTCGGCGGCGGATCGCTGATGACGCCCATTTTATTGTGGTTCGGCATCAACCCCGCGACGGCGGTGGGGACTGACCTGCTGTACGCGGCGATTACCAAATCCGGCGGCGTTCTGGTCCACGCGAAAAACCGCAATATCGACTGGGCCATCACCGGTTGGCTGACTTTGGGCAGCGTGCCGGCGGTTGGGCTGACCCTGTGGTTTCTCAGCAGCCTGAACAGTTCTCCCGACGCGATGAACGCGGTCATCAAGCAAGCCCTGGGCTTCGTGCTGTTCGCCACCGCCCTGGCAATCCTGTTCAAGAAGCGCCTGCTGCAATTTGCCCATGACCGCGCCGGCGGCCACTACAACCCCAGTGGCTCGCGGCTGAACGTGCTGACTGTCATCACCGGCCTGGTGCTGGGCACGATGGTCGCATTGACGTCCATCGGCGCCGGCGCCCTGGGCACCGTCGCGCTGTTCATCCTTTATCCATTCCTGGTCACCAAGCGCCTGGTCGGCACCGAAATCGCCCATGCCGTGCCGCTGACCCTGGTCGCGGGCCTTGGCCACGCAAGCATGGGTAACATGGACTGGCACATCCTCGGCTTTCTGCTGATTGGTTCGTTGCCGGGCATCTATCTGGGCAGCCACTTGTCGGGACGCATTTCCGACGAACTCCTGCGCCCTTGCCTGGCGGTGATGTTGGCCATGATCGGCTTCAAGCTCGCGTTCTGA
- a CDS encoding SDR family oxidoreductase produces MDKVIVITGGGRGIGAATALLAADLGYRICINYQSDENAAQDVLAQIRAKGAQAIAVRADVSIEDEVVGLFNRVDTELGRVTALVNNAGTVAHKSRLDEMSEFRMLKILKTNVLGPMLCAKQAVLRMSPRHGGQGGSIVNVSSVAARLGAPGEYVDYAASKGALDTFTVGLSKEVAGEGIRVNAVRPGYIYTDFHALSGDPERVSKLESAIPMARGGRPDEVAEAIIWLLSDKASYATGTFVELGGGR; encoded by the coding sequence GTGGATAAAGTCATCGTCATCACCGGTGGCGGGCGTGGGATCGGGGCGGCCACGGCGTTGTTGGCGGCCGACCTGGGCTATCGGATCTGCATCAACTACCAGTCGGATGAAAACGCTGCCCAGGATGTGCTCGCCCAGATCCGTGCCAAGGGCGCGCAGGCCATTGCGGTGCGGGCCGACGTGAGCATCGAGGACGAAGTGGTCGGCCTGTTCAACCGCGTGGATACCGAGCTGGGCCGTGTCACCGCCCTGGTGAACAACGCCGGTACGGTTGCCCACAAGTCCCGACTCGATGAAATGTCCGAGTTCCGCATGCTCAAGATCCTGAAGACCAACGTGCTCGGGCCGATGTTGTGCGCCAAGCAGGCGGTGCTGCGCATGTCACCCCGGCATGGCGGGCAGGGCGGCAGCATCGTCAACGTTTCCTCGGTTGCCGCGCGCTTGGGCGCACCGGGTGAGTATGTCGACTACGCGGCCTCCAAGGGCGCGTTGGACACCTTCACGGTCGGCCTTTCCAAGGAGGTCGCCGGCGAAGGTATTCGCGTCAATGCGGTCCGCCCGGGCTACATCTACACCGATTTCCATGCCCTCAGCGGCGATCCGGAGCGGGTCAGCAAGCTGGAATCGGCGATCCCCATGGCCCGGGGCGGACGGCCGGACGAAGTGGCCGAGGCGATTATCTGGCTGCTGTCGGACAAGGCTTCGTATGCGACCGGGACGTTTGTGGAGCTGGGGGGCGGGCGCTGA
- a CDS encoding DNA polymerase II: MDLQQGFVLTRHWRDTPAGTEVEFWLATDAGPRRLRLPVQTSVAFVPQVQRGQVEALLRGEKDVELRPLELLDFEHRPVLGLYCRQHAQLMRLDTTLRRAGVDVFEADIRPPERYLMERFITAPVWFGGTPSTDGLLLDAQLKPAPEYRPPLRLVSLDIETTAQGDLYSIALEGCGERQVYMLGPPNGDDREVDFQLQYCESRTALLKKLNEWFARFDPDAIIGWNLVQFDLRVLHEHARRLAVPLRLGRGGEEMQWREHGARNNHFFASAAGRLIIDGIESLRSATWSFPSFSLENVAQTLLGEGKSIDNPYQRMDEINRMFAEDKPALARYNLKDCELVTRIFAKTELLKFLLERASVTGLPADRSGGSVAAFTHLYMPLMHRQGFVAPNLGQRPPEASPGGFVMDSQPGLYESVLVLDYKSLYPSIIRTFLIDPVGLIEGLRHPDDTESVPGFRGARFSRTRHCLPAIVARVADGRETAKREHNAPLSQALKIIMNAFYGVLGSSGCRFFDSRLASSITLRGHQIMQRTRQLIEARGHVVIYGDTDSTFVWLRRPHGQEEAATIGRELVAHVNQWWRDHVREEFGLESALELQFETHFKRFLMPTIRGAEEGSKKRYAGLVTRADGSDEIIYKGLETVRTDWSPLARQFQQELYGRIFHRQPYQDYVRDYVQQTLAGAFDERLVYRKRLRRPLDDYERNVPPHVRAARLADEFNERQGRPRQYQNGGWISYVITVAGPEPLETRSAPIDYDHYVTKQLQPVADAILPFVDDDFSTLIGGQMGLF; the protein is encoded by the coding sequence GTGGATCTACAGCAGGGCTTCGTCCTGACCCGGCATTGGCGCGATACCCCGGCGGGCACCGAAGTCGAGTTCTGGCTGGCGACGGATGCCGGTCCCCGGCGCCTGCGCCTGCCGGTGCAGACGTCGGTGGCGTTCGTGCCGCAGGTCCAGCGTGGCCAGGTCGAGGCGCTGTTGCGGGGCGAGAAGGACGTCGAATTGCGGCCCCTGGAGCTGCTGGATTTCGAGCACCGCCCGGTGCTCGGCCTGTATTGCCGGCAACATGCGCAACTGATGCGCCTGGACACGACATTGCGGCGGGCTGGCGTGGATGTATTCGAGGCCGACATCCGGCCGCCGGAACGTTACCTGATGGAGCGTTTCATCACCGCACCGGTCTGGTTCGGCGGCACGCCCTCAACCGATGGCTTGCTCCTGGATGCCCAGCTGAAACCCGCGCCCGAGTACCGGCCACCGCTGCGGTTGGTGTCCCTGGACATCGAAACCACCGCCCAGGGCGATTTGTATTCGATTGCCCTGGAGGGCTGCGGCGAGCGCCAGGTCTATATGCTCGGGCCGCCCAATGGCGATGATCGTGAGGTGGATTTCCAGCTGCAATACTGCGAGTCCCGGACGGCGCTGTTGAAGAAACTCAACGAGTGGTTCGCCCGCTTCGATCCCGACGCGATCATCGGCTGGAACCTGGTGCAGTTCGATCTGCGCGTGCTGCATGAACACGCCCGCCGCCTGGCCGTACCGCTGCGTCTTGGCCGTGGCGGGGAAGAAATGCAATGGCGCGAGCACGGCGCGCGTAACAACCATTTTTTTGCCTCGGCGGCTGGCCGGTTGATCATCGATGGGATCGAGTCCTTGCGCTCGGCGACCTGGAGTTTTCCTTCGTTCAGCCTGGAAAACGTCGCCCAGACCCTGTTGGGCGAGGGCAAGTCCATCGACAACCCGTACCAGCGCATGGACGAAATCAACCGCATGTTCGCCGAGGACAAACCGGCCCTGGCTCGCTACAACCTCAAGGATTGCGAGTTGGTCACGCGCATCTTCGCCAAGACCGAGCTGCTCAAGTTCCTGCTGGAACGGGCCAGCGTCACCGGCCTGCCGGCGGATCGCAGCGGCGGCTCGGTGGCGGCGTTCACGCATCTGTACATGCCGCTGATGCATCGCCAGGGTTTCGTCGCGCCGAACCTCGGCCAGCGCCCGCCGGAGGCCAGCCCAGGCGGGTTTGTCATGGATTCCCAGCCGGGGCTCTACGAATCGGTGTTGGTGCTGGACTACAAGAGCCTGTATCCGTCGATCATCCGCACCTTTCTCATCGACCCGGTGGGCTTGATCGAAGGCCTGCGCCACCCGGACGACACCGAGTCGGTGCCAGGTTTTCGCGGGGCGCGGTTCTCGCGCACCCGGCATTGCCTGCCGGCCATCGTGGCGCGGGTTGCCGACGGTCGGGAAACCGCCAAGCGCGAACACAACGCGCCGCTGTCCCAGGCGCTGAAAATCATCATGAACGCGTTCTACGGCGTGCTGGGTTCCAGTGGCTGTCGTTTCTTCGATTCGCGCCTGGCCTCGTCCATCACCTTGCGCGGCCACCAGATCATGCAGCGTACCCGGCAACTGATCGAAGCGCGGGGCCATGTGGTGATCTATGGCGATACCGATTCGACCTTCGTCTGGTTACGCCGCCCCCACGGCCAGGAAGAGGCCGCGACGATCGGCCGGGAGCTGGTCGCTCACGTCAACCAATGGTGGCGTGATCACGTACGAGAAGAGTTCGGGCTGGAAAGCGCGCTGGAGCTGCAATTCGAAACCCACTTCAAGCGTTTCCTGATGCCGACCATCCGCGGCGCGGAGGAGGGCAGCAAGAAGCGCTACGCCGGTTTGGTGACCCGTGCCGACGGCAGCGATGAAATCATCTACAAGGGCCTGGAGACCGTGCGCACCGACTGGTCACCCCTGGCCCGGCAGTTCCAGCAGGAACTGTATGGACGGATCTTCCACCGCCAGCCCTATCAGGATTACGTCCGCGATTATGTCCAGCAGACCCTGGCCGGCGCGTTCGACGAACGCCTGGTCTACCGCAAGCGCCTGCGCCGTCCGCTGGACGACTACGAGCGCAACGTGCCGCCACATGTGCGCGCCGCGCGGCTGGCCGACGAGTTCAACGAGCGCCAGGGCCGGCCACGGCAATACCAGAATGGCGGCTGGATCAGCTACGTCATCACCGTCGCCGGGCCCGAGCCGCTGGAAACCCGCAGCGCGCCGATCGACTACGACCACTACGTGACCAAGCAGCTGCAGCCGGTGGCGGATGCGATCCTGCCGTTTGTGGATGATGATTTTTCAACGTTGATTGGCGGGCAGATGGGGTTGTTCTGA
- the mapR gene encoding GntR family transcriptional regulator MpaR (MapR regulates genes involved in Pseudomonas quinolone signal (PQS) production and anthranilate metabolism), whose translation MKRYEKFADDIAELIRSGMLGPGQRVPSVRYASQTYGVSPSTVFQAYYLLERRGLIRARPRSGYFVNHHAPSPFCEPVASSQVHESTEVDVSELVFSVLDSIKDPTTVPFGSAFPSPTLFPLQRLSRSLSSATRDMDPRVVVTDMSPGNPQLRRQIALRYMVGGLMLPMEELLVTNGALEALNLCLQAVTEPGDLVAIEAPAFYASLQVLERLKLKAVEIPVHPRDGIDLDVLEQTLARHPVKACWCMTSFQNPIGATMPEARKQALVELLRRYQVPLIEDDVYAELYYGQQAPKPAKAFDTEGLVMHCGSFAKSLAPGYRIGWVAAGRYARKIERLKLMTSLCASMPAQAAIADYLQHGGYDRHLRKLRYALEEQQSAMLAAIARYFPAQTRVSQPAGGYFLWLELPEQIDSLKLFQMALAQGISIAPGPIFSATRRFRNCIRLNYGGPWTDVSEKAMETLGRIIRSF comes from the coding sequence ATGAAACGCTACGAAAAATTTGCCGACGATATCGCCGAACTGATCCGCTCCGGCATGCTCGGGCCCGGCCAACGGGTGCCGTCGGTGCGCTACGCCAGCCAGACCTACGGCGTCAGTCCGTCCACCGTGTTCCAGGCCTATTACCTGCTGGAGCGACGTGGCCTGATCCGCGCCCGGCCGCGCTCCGGCTACTTCGTCAATCATCACGCGCCGAGCCCGTTCTGCGAGCCGGTCGCCAGCAGCCAGGTCCACGAGTCCACCGAGGTCGACGTCAGCGAACTGGTATTTTCGGTGCTCGACTCGATCAAGGATCCGACGACCGTACCGTTCGGCTCGGCATTCCCCAGCCCGACGCTGTTTCCCCTGCAACGCCTGTCCCGCTCGTTGTCCAGCGCCACGCGGGACATGGATCCGCGCGTAGTGGTCACCGACATGTCACCGGGTAACCCTCAACTGCGCCGCCAGATCGCCCTGCGCTATATGGTCGGCGGGCTGATGCTGCCCATGGAGGAACTGCTCGTCACCAACGGCGCCCTGGAGGCATTGAACCTGTGCCTGCAAGCCGTGACCGAGCCGGGCGACCTGGTGGCAATCGAGGCGCCCGCGTTCTATGCCAGCCTGCAAGTGCTCGAACGGCTGAAACTCAAGGCGGTGGAAATCCCCGTCCACCCACGCGACGGCATTGATCTCGACGTGCTGGAACAGACGCTGGCGCGCCATCCGGTCAAGGCCTGCTGGTGCATGACCAGCTTCCAGAACCCGATTGGCGCGACCATGCCCGAAGCGCGCAAACAGGCCTTGGTCGAACTGTTGCGTCGCTACCAGGTGCCGTTGATCGAGGATGATGTCTATGCCGAACTCTACTACGGCCAGCAGGCACCCAAGCCGGCGAAAGCGTTCGACACCGAAGGCCTGGTGATGCACTGCGGCTCATTCGCCAAGAGCCTGGCCCCGGGTTACCGCATCGGCTGGGTCGCGGCCGGGCGCTACGCTCGCAAGATCGAACGACTCAAGTTGATGACCTCCCTGTGCGCCTCGATGCCGGCCCAGGCCGCGATCGCCGATTACCTGCAACATGGAGGCTACGACCGGCACCTGCGCAAGTTGCGCTACGCCCTGGAAGAACAGCAAAGCGCCATGCTCGCCGCCATAGCCCGGTATTTTCCGGCGCAGACTCGGGTGAGCCAGCCGGCGGGTGGTTACTTCTTATGGCTGGAGCTGCCGGAGCAGATCGATTCGCTGAAACTGTTCCAGATGGCCCTGGCGCAAGGCATCAGCATCGCACCGGGGCCGATCTTTTCAGCGACGCGGCGCTTCAGGAACTGTATTCGCCTGAACTATGGCGGGCCCTGGACCGATGTGTCGGAAAAGGCCATGGAGACGTTGGGGCGGATTATTCGATCGTTCTGA
- a CDS encoding aldo/keto reductase, with the protein MRTVELAGVSVPVIGQGTWRMGEEPSHHKKEVAALRLGIELGMSLIDTAEMYAEGGAEQVVGEAITGLRDQVFLVSKVYPHNASRKGIPLACERSLRRLDTDYIDLYLLHWRGQYPLEETVEAFERLREEGKIGRWGVSNFDVDDLEELASPVCATNQVLYNLQERGIEFDLLPWSQQQRMPIMAYCPVGQGGHLLKDHTLQQIAERHRATPAQIALAWLLRQDNVIAIPKAVQAEHVRLNAEAANLQLEPQDLAALDLVFPQPQGKQRLAMV; encoded by the coding sequence ATGAGAACTGTGGAATTGGCCGGCGTATCCGTACCGGTAATCGGCCAGGGCACCTGGCGGATGGGTGAGGAACCGTCCCATCACAAGAAAGAAGTAGCCGCCCTGCGCCTGGGCATCGAACTGGGCATGAGCCTGATCGACACCGCCGAAATGTACGCCGAGGGCGGCGCCGAGCAGGTCGTTGGCGAGGCGATCACCGGGCTCCGCGACCAAGTGTTCCTGGTGAGCAAGGTCTACCCGCACAATGCCAGCCGCAAAGGCATTCCGTTGGCCTGCGAGCGCAGCTTGCGGCGCCTCGACACCGATTATATCGACCTCTATTTGCTGCACTGGCGCGGCCAGTACCCACTGGAGGAAACCGTCGAAGCGTTTGAGCGCCTGCGCGAAGAAGGCAAAATCGGCCGCTGGGGCGTGTCGAACTTTGACGTCGACGATCTGGAGGAGCTGGCCTCGCCGGTCTGCGCGACCAATCAAGTGTTGTACAACCTGCAAGAACGCGGCATCGAATTCGACCTGCTGCCTTGGAGCCAGCAACAGCGCATGCCGATCATGGCCTATTGTCCGGTCGGCCAGGGCGGGCATTTGCTCAAGGACCACACCCTGCAACAGATCGCCGAACGCCACCGCGCGACGCCGGCACAGATCGCCCTCGCCTGGCTGCTGCGCCAGGACAACGTCATCGCCATCCCCAAGGCTGTGCAAGCTGAACACGTGCGCCTGAATGCCGAAGCGGCGAACTTGCAGCTTGAGCCTCAGGATCTGGCGGCGTTGGACCTGGTGTTCCCGCAGCCACAGGGCAAGCAGCGGTTGGCGATGGTTTAG
- a CDS encoding Dyp-type peroxidase, with product MSYYQPGILATPVPPQARHLFFALESVEALPAAIDKLLLQLDGRVVVGFGESLVQALGAKVEGLRAFPALAGVGVDNPSTQHALWCWLHGEDRGELMHRSRAIEAALAPALRLVQMNETFRHMTGHDLTGYEDGTENPHDEAAVAAALAQGNDGLRGGSFAAIQQWQHDLDGFAAMHPHERDNIMGRRLSDNEELEDAPESAHVKRTAQESFAPEAFVVRRSMPWIEGDRAGLMFLAFGFSLDAFEAQLRRMSGLEDGITDGLYRMSRPITGGYYWCPPQLDGRLDLRALAR from the coding sequence ATGAGTTACTACCAGCCCGGCATTCTCGCCACCCCTGTTCCGCCTCAGGCCCGTCATCTGTTTTTTGCCCTGGAATCGGTCGAGGCGCTGCCGGCTGCGATCGACAAGCTGTTGTTGCAACTGGATGGCCGCGTGGTAGTCGGCTTTGGCGAGTCGCTGGTCCAGGCGTTGGGCGCCAAGGTCGAGGGCTTGCGCGCGTTCCCGGCGCTGGCGGGCGTCGGCGTGGACAACCCTTCGACCCAGCACGCGCTCTGGTGCTGGCTGCACGGCGAGGACCGGGGCGAACTGATGCACCGCAGTCGCGCCATCGAAGCGGCATTGGCGCCGGCACTGCGTCTGGTGCAGATGAACGAAACCTTTCGGCACATGACCGGCCACGACCTGACCGGCTACGAAGATGGCACCGAAAACCCTCACGACGAAGCGGCCGTGGCCGCCGCCCTGGCCCAGGGCAACGACGGGCTGCGCGGTGGCAGTTTTGCTGCGATCCAGCAATGGCAGCATGACCTGGACGGTTTCGCCGCGATGCACCCCCATGAGCGAGACAACATCATGGGCCGGCGCCTGAGCGATAACGAAGAGCTCGAAGATGCGCCTGAGTCGGCCCACGTCAAGCGCACGGCCCAGGAAAGCTTTGCTCCGGAGGCTTTTGTCGTACGCCGTTCCATGCCCTGGATCGAAGGTGACCGCGCTGGCCTGATGTTCCTGGCGTTCGGTTTTTCCCTGGACGCCTTCGAGGCGCAATTGCGGCGCATGAGCGGTCTGGAGGACGGTATTACCGATGGCCTGTATCGCATGAGCCGGCCGATTACCGGTGGTTACTACTGGTGCCCGCCGCAGCTGGACGGGCGCCTGGACCTGCGGGCTCTCGCCCGCTAA
- a CDS encoding aldose epimerase family protein codes for MLESRHLLTALGVSLMIATSAQAAGLTNERVAFGKTNDGTPVEKYVLRNSHGVEATVITYGGILQSLIVPDKNGMTADIVLGFDDVQGYQKNGNVYFGATIGRFGNRLAGGAFELDGKRYQVPQNDKDNSLHGGPQGFDKRVWKAEPSNGKDSVGVTLTYLSADGEMGFPGNLKTDVTYSLNDQNELRIDYKASTDKPTVLNLTNHSYFNLAGAGNGDILKQVATLHASRYTPVTAKLIPTGELAPVAGTPMDFTKPTPIGTHIKADHPQLKFAEPKQGGFDFNWVLDAKGDVSKLAAEVQDLQSGRRLQLYTSEPGVQFYTSNFLDGTIKGKQGKVYPHWSAFTLETQHYPDSPNQPSFPTTRLDPGQTYTQTMVLKFSAE; via the coding sequence ATGCTTGAATCCAGACATCTGCTCACGGCCCTCGGAGTCTCTCTGATGATTGCCACCTCTGCCCAGGCCGCCGGCCTGACCAATGAACGCGTTGCCTTCGGCAAGACCAACGACGGCACGCCGGTTGAAAAATACGTGCTGCGCAACAGCCACGGCGTCGAGGCGACCGTCATCACCTACGGTGGGATCCTCCAGTCGCTGATCGTGCCGGACAAAAACGGCATGACCGCGGACATCGTGCTCGGCTTCGACGATGTGCAGGGCTACCAGAAGAACGGCAACGTGTATTTCGGCGCGACCATCGGCCGCTTCGGCAACCGTCTGGCCGGTGGTGCGTTCGAGCTGGATGGCAAGCGTTACCAGGTGCCGCAGAACGACAAGGACAATTCCCTGCACGGCGGACCGCAAGGCTTCGACAAGCGTGTCTGGAAGGCCGAGCCGAGCAACGGCAAGGACTCGGTAGGCGTGACCCTGACGTATCTGTCGGCGGACGGCGAAATGGGCTTTCCCGGCAACCTGAAGACCGACGTCACCTACAGCCTCAACGACCAGAACGAATTGCGCATCGACTACAAGGCCAGCACCGACAAGCCGACCGTGCTGAACCTGACCAACCACAGCTATTTCAACCTGGCCGGCGCCGGTAATGGCGACATCCTCAAGCAAGTCGCGACGCTGCACGCGTCCCGCTACACCCCAGTGACCGCCAAGCTGATCCCCACCGGCGAGCTGGCGCCAGTAGCCGGCACCCCGATGGATTTCACCAAGCCCACGCCCATTGGCACGCATATCAAGGCTGATCATCCGCAGCTGAAATTTGCCGAACCGAAACAAGGCGGCTTCGATTTCAACTGGGTACTCGACGCCAAGGGCGACGTGAGCAAACTCGCCGCCGAGGTCCAGGATCTGCAGTCCGGACGGCGCCTGCAGCTCTATACCAGCGAGCCGGGCGTGCAGTTCTACACCAGCAACTTCCTCGACGGCACGATCAAGGGCAAGCAAGGCAAGGTCTACCCGCACTGGAGCGCGTTTACCCTGGAAACCCAGCATTATCCCGATTCGCCAAACCAGCCGTCCTTCCCTACCACGCGACTTGATCCTGGCCAGACCTACACCCAGACCATGGTGCTGAAGTTCTCGGCCGAGTAA
- the ampC gene encoding class C beta-lactamase, whose translation MHIAKSILAGTFVLACGTTPGFAQERIEDTVNAVIQPLMKEQDIAGMAVAITHNGQRRFFNYGVASKDTRKAVTEQTLFEVGSISKTFTATLGAYAQAQGKLQLSDLAGRYAPELRGSALENARLLDLATYSAGGLPLQFPDDADHPDRMFGYYKSWKPLYPAGTQRLYSNPSIGLFGFLAARSLGRPFDEVMEQTLMPGLGLKHSYVHVPQDQMGTYAQGYAKDGKPVRVGPGALASEAYGVKISSADLIRFVEVNLQPGKLDADLQQAIATTQTGFYKVGRMHQGLGWEFYLPPLTLDGLLAGNTPQMALTPQKAEPLTPPLPAPDGAWINKTGSTNGFGAYAAFVAGEDLGIVILANKNYPIEARVRAAHQILLALEAR comes from the coding sequence ATGCACATTGCCAAATCGATACTCGCCGGGACTTTTGTCCTGGCCTGCGGGACGACCCCGGGCTTCGCCCAGGAGCGCATTGAAGACACGGTCAATGCCGTTATCCAACCCTTGATGAAAGAGCAGGACATCGCGGGCATGGCCGTGGCGATCACGCACAACGGCCAGCGCCGGTTCTTCAATTATGGCGTTGCCTCCAAAGACACCAGAAAAGCCGTCACCGAGCAGACCCTGTTCGAAGTCGGCTCGATCAGCAAGACGTTTACCGCGACCCTCGGCGCCTACGCCCAGGCCCAGGGCAAACTGCAGCTGTCGGACCTCGCCGGTCGCTACGCCCCCGAACTGCGCGGCAGTGCCCTTGAAAACGCCCGCCTGCTCGATCTCGCCACCTATAGCGCGGGCGGCCTGCCATTGCAGTTTCCCGACGATGCCGACCATCCCGACCGGATGTTCGGCTACTACAAATCCTGGAAACCGCTCTACCCGGCCGGCACCCAGCGGCTCTATTCGAACCCGAGCATCGGCCTGTTCGGCTTCCTGGCGGCCCGCAGCCTGGGTCGACCGTTTGATGAGGTGATGGAACAGACGCTGATGCCGGGGCTGGGCCTCAAGCACAGCTACGTACACGTGCCACAAGATCAAATGGGAACCTACGCCCAAGGTTATGCCAAGGATGGCAAGCCTGTGCGGGTCGGGCCTGGCGCGCTGGCCTCCGAAGCCTACGGGGTGAAGATCAGCTCAGCGGACCTGATCCGGTTTGTCGAGGTCAATCTGCAGCCCGGGAAACTGGACGCGGATCTGCAGCAAGCCATTGCTACGACACAGACAGGTTTCTACAAGGTTGGAAGGATGCACCAGGGGCTGGGCTGGGAGTTCTACCTACCTCCGCTCACCCTCGATGGCTTGCTCGCCGGCAACACCCCACAAATGGCCCTGACGCCGCAAAAGGCCGAGCCGCTCACCCCACCGCTCCCGGCCCCCGACGGCGCCTGGATCAACAAGACAGGGTCGACCAACGGTTTCGGCGCATACGCAGCGTTCGTCGCTGGAGAGGACTTGGGGATCGTGATCTTGGCGAACAAGAACTACCCGATTGAAGCACGGGTGAGAGCCGCACACCAGATCCTGCTGGCATTAGAAGCGCGATGA